Proteins from a single region of Streptomyces sp. TN58:
- a CDS encoding peptidase C39 family protein has translation MTAPTPRRAVLVAALAVATAATAASVPGGGAPAAAAPRAQGRTVDNRFWYSYGHWAAGTHQGTTAVAGARPGLRIATAAGRTEYADPHTGRKSTWEYATWTSPVHRSTVAATEAVASWNARTPAGTWIQTELRAAYTDGTATPWYVMGRWASGDADIRRTSVDGQTDGRSTVWTDTLALDAPAAADGLRITGWQLRLTLHRRPGASEGPTVWLAGAMASAVPDRFTVPASRPSGTAHELKVPRYSQQIHIGRYPEYDNGGEAWCSPTSSQMVIEYFGRKADPATLAWVNPTYSDPQVCHAARATYDAAYKGCGNWSFNAAYAATYSGLAAVVTRLASMTDLETVVRAGIPVITSTSFRADELTGAGYGTAGHLMAVVGFTAAGDVVVNDPHAHDNPSVRRVYQRAEWENVWLRTKRTAAAGKIASGSGGVCYLFAPALPAPAQIIALRSVGVL, from the coding sequence ATGACCGCACCCACGCCACGCAGGGCCGTACTCGTCGCCGCGCTCGCGGTCGCCACCGCGGCCACCGCCGCCTCCGTCCCCGGCGGCGGAGCCCCGGCAGCCGCCGCCCCCCGCGCGCAGGGCCGTACCGTCGACAACCGCTTCTGGTACTCCTACGGCCACTGGGCGGCCGGCACCCACCAGGGCACCACCGCCGTCGCCGGCGCCCGCCCCGGCCTGCGGATCGCCACCGCCGCCGGCCGCACCGAGTACGCCGACCCCCACACCGGACGCAAGAGCACCTGGGAGTACGCCACCTGGACCTCCCCGGTGCACCGCTCCACGGTGGCCGCCACCGAGGCCGTCGCCTCCTGGAACGCCCGCACCCCTGCCGGCACCTGGATCCAGACCGAGCTGCGCGCCGCCTACACCGACGGCACCGCCACCCCCTGGTACGTGATGGGCCGCTGGGCCTCGGGCGACGCCGACATCCGCCGCACCTCGGTGGACGGACAGACCGACGGCCGCTCCACCGTCTGGACCGACACCCTCGCGCTCGACGCGCCCGCCGCCGCCGACGGCCTGCGGATCACCGGATGGCAGCTGCGCCTGACCCTCCACCGCCGGCCCGGCGCGTCCGAGGGCCCCACCGTCTGGCTCGCGGGCGCGATGGCCTCCGCCGTCCCCGACCGGTTCACCGTCCCCGCCTCCCGCCCCTCCGGGACCGCCCACGAGCTGAAGGTCCCGCGCTACTCGCAGCAGATCCACATCGGGCGCTACCCCGAATACGACAACGGCGGCGAGGCCTGGTGCAGCCCCACCTCCTCCCAGATGGTCATCGAGTACTTCGGCCGCAAGGCCGACCCCGCCACCCTGGCCTGGGTGAACCCGACCTACTCCGACCCGCAGGTCTGCCACGCCGCCCGCGCCACCTATGACGCCGCCTACAAGGGCTGCGGCAACTGGTCCTTCAACGCCGCCTACGCCGCCACCTACAGCGGCCTCGCCGCGGTCGTCACCCGCCTCGCCTCGATGACCGACCTGGAGACCGTGGTGCGGGCCGGCATCCCCGTCATCACCTCCACCTCCTTCCGCGCGGACGAGCTCACGGGCGCGGGCTACGGAACGGCCGGCCACCTCATGGCCGTCGTCGGCTTCACCGCCGCAGGCGACGTCGTCGTCAACGACCCCCACGCGCACGACAACCCCTCCGTCCGCCGCGTCTACCAGCGCGCGGAGTGGGAGAACGTCTGGCTGCGCACC
- a CDS encoding hemolysin family protein, whose protein sequence is MNALQLLFALLLVLANGFFVGAEFALVSVRRSQIEPLAAESKRARQVLHGLENLPRMMAAAQFGITVCSLTLGAVAEPTVARLLEPVFHAVHVPQGLIHPLGYALALAAVVFLHLVIGEMVPKNLAMAAPEKTALWFSPGLVAFARLCGPVTTALGACAKLVLKLFKVEPKDEVEAAYTSTQLGRLLKDSRQAGLLEPVEQERLEDALELGSRPVTDVLLDRDRLVTVGPAVTPRQIEQLTVRTGYSRFPVRSDSGAFMGYLHVKDVLDLEDRERAVPQRVWRRMTTLCATVPLDDALGVMRRDATHLAQVADQSGRVLGLVTLEDVLEMLVGEVRDPAHRIPAGRT, encoded by the coding sequence GTGAACGCGCTCCAACTCCTGTTCGCACTGCTCCTCGTCCTCGCCAACGGCTTCTTCGTCGGCGCCGAGTTCGCACTCGTCTCCGTACGGCGCAGCCAGATCGAACCCCTCGCGGCCGAGTCCAAGCGGGCCCGCCAGGTACTCCACGGCCTGGAGAACCTGCCCCGCATGATGGCCGCGGCGCAGTTCGGCATCACCGTCTGCTCCCTCACCCTCGGCGCGGTCGCCGAGCCGACCGTGGCCCGGCTGCTGGAGCCCGTCTTCCACGCCGTCCACGTACCGCAGGGCCTGATCCACCCCCTCGGCTACGCCCTCGCGCTCGCCGCCGTGGTATTCCTGCACCTGGTCATCGGCGAGATGGTGCCCAAGAACCTCGCCATGGCCGCACCCGAGAAGACCGCCCTGTGGTTCAGCCCCGGCCTGGTCGCCTTCGCCCGCCTCTGCGGGCCGGTCACCACCGCGCTCGGAGCCTGCGCAAAGCTCGTCCTGAAGCTGTTCAAGGTCGAGCCCAAGGACGAGGTCGAAGCCGCCTACACCTCCACCCAGCTGGGCCGGCTCCTCAAGGACTCCCGGCAGGCCGGGCTCCTGGAGCCGGTCGAGCAGGAGCGGCTGGAGGACGCACTGGAACTGGGCAGCCGCCCCGTCACCGACGTCCTCCTCGACCGCGACCGCCTCGTCACCGTCGGCCCGGCCGTCACCCCCCGCCAGATCGAACAGCTGACCGTGCGTACCGGCTACTCCCGGTTCCCCGTCCGCTCCGACAGCGGCGCCTTCATGGGCTACCTGCACGTCAAGGACGTACTGGACCTGGAGGACCGGGAACGGGCCGTACCCCAGCGGGTGTGGCGCCGTATGACCACCCTGTGCGCGACCGTCCCCCTGGACGACGCCCTCGGCGTCATGCGCCGCGACGCCACCCACCTGGCGCAGGTCGCCGACCAGAGCGGCCGGGTCCTCGGCCTGGTCACCCTGGAAGACGTCCTGGAGATGCTGGTGGGCGAAGTCCGCGACCCGGCCCACCGGATCCCGGCCGGCCGTACATAG
- a CDS encoding uridine kinase family protein has protein sequence MEPHRSLESLARELAALPCSLGPVRLIGIDGHAGSGKSTFAGRLAEALGGAPVLHLDDVASHEELFGWEERLRAQVLEPLAAGRPARWTPYDWVERRFGPERVLEPAPVLLLEGVGAGRRALRPHLARLLWMETPRARSWARGRNRDGHALSDFWDGWERAERAHFSSDPSRPFADTLVRQSSTGYEWSSGAGATAGTSPSITDGDGLPRA, from the coding sequence GTGGAGCCGCACCGGTCACTGGAGTCCCTTGCGCGGGAGCTCGCCGCCCTGCCCTGTTCCCTCGGCCCGGTGCGCCTGATCGGGATCGACGGGCACGCCGGTTCCGGGAAGAGCACCTTCGCGGGGCGGCTCGCCGAGGCGCTGGGCGGGGCACCGGTGCTGCATCTCGACGACGTGGCCAGTCACGAGGAGCTGTTCGGCTGGGAGGAGCGGCTGCGTGCCCAGGTGCTGGAGCCCCTGGCCGCCGGGCGGCCCGCGCGCTGGACCCCGTACGACTGGGTGGAGCGCCGCTTCGGGCCGGAGCGGGTGCTGGAGCCCGCGCCGGTGCTCCTGCTGGAGGGGGTCGGGGCCGGGCGGCGGGCGCTGCGCCCGCATCTGGCCCGGCTGCTGTGGATGGAGACGCCGCGGGCCCGGTCCTGGGCTCGGGGCCGGAACCGGGACGGGCATGCGCTGTCCGACTTCTGGGACGGGTGGGAGCGCGCGGAGCGCGCGCACTTCTCCAGTGATCCTTCGCGCCCCTTCGCCGACACCCTGGTACGCCAGAGCAGTACGGGATACGAGTGGTCTTCCGGGGCCGGAGCGACGGCTGGAACCTCCCCTTCCATCACTGACGGTGACGGACTCCCCCGGGCCTGA
- a CDS encoding AAA family ATPase, with protein sequence MDFGTPGSMHAPAELAWLRGVDACTMGAYPQAEEEFRTAVRLDPSMADAWLGLHALRVDTGNALLRMYAHRDRFGEQRSRHRRTLNSWYWLGWWVQPVLESRRDLLLAHASHWLDGRHVPELDQALAALPPVDTDPQVRFLHACRSYLVKDWEQLVRHTEPLVNDPLLGIEAGLFGGMARVRLEMYGQAEPMLSAALMRCRSEQPQRKELRYWLARAHEGTGRSAAALPLYRAVHRVDPSFMDTAARLTAIEDGDDTDGMADLAGLAGCSGYGGYAGYGPSPVGGDFAAVALGGGPLGGGPVQDIAPDGQAGADPLGPVPVPPGRMEGVRRKATVPPQGSAEGLPAGPSDPAALAEALAELERMVGLEPVKRQVKALSAQLHMARLRAGQGLPVQPPKRHFVFSGPSGTGKTTVARILGRVFYALGLLGGDHLVEAQRADLVGEFLGQTAVKANELIDSAIGGVLFVDEAYSLSNTGYSKGDAYGDEALQVLLKRAEDNRDHLVVILAGYPAGMDRLLAANPGLSSRFTTRVDFPSYRPAELTAIGGVLADANGDQWDEEALEELRSISGHVVEQGWIDELGNGRFLRTLYEKSCAYRDLRLAGFAGEPSRDDLATLRLPDLMQAYGEVLSGRGPQERPEPPL encoded by the coding sequence ATGGATTTCGGCACGCCGGGCAGCATGCACGCCCCGGCCGAACTCGCCTGGCTGCGAGGGGTCGACGCCTGCACCATGGGCGCGTACCCGCAGGCCGAGGAGGAGTTCCGGACGGCCGTGCGGCTCGACCCCTCGATGGCCGACGCGTGGCTGGGCCTGCACGCGCTCCGGGTCGACACGGGCAATGCCCTGTTACGCATGTACGCGCACCGGGACCGCTTCGGCGAGCAGCGCAGCCGGCACCGCCGGACGCTGAACTCCTGGTACTGGCTGGGCTGGTGGGTGCAGCCGGTGCTGGAGAGCCGGCGCGACCTGCTGCTCGCCCACGCCTCGCACTGGCTGGACGGCCGGCACGTTCCGGAGCTGGACCAGGCCCTGGCGGCGCTGCCGCCGGTGGACACCGATCCGCAGGTGCGGTTCCTGCACGCCTGCCGGTCCTATCTGGTCAAGGACTGGGAGCAGTTGGTCCGGCACACCGAGCCGCTGGTGAACGATCCGCTGCTGGGGATCGAGGCCGGGCTGTTCGGCGGGATGGCGCGGGTCCGGCTGGAGATGTACGGGCAGGCCGAGCCGATGCTGTCGGCGGCGCTGATGCGCTGCCGCAGCGAGCAGCCGCAGCGCAAGGAGCTGCGCTACTGGCTGGCCCGGGCACACGAGGGGACGGGGCGCAGTGCGGCGGCGCTGCCGCTGTACCGGGCGGTGCACCGGGTGGATCCCTCGTTCATGGACACCGCGGCGCGGCTGACGGCCATCGAGGACGGCGACGACACGGACGGCATGGCCGATCTGGCGGGCCTGGCGGGGTGTTCCGGGTACGGCGGCTACGCGGGGTACGGCCCGTCGCCGGTCGGCGGGGACTTCGCGGCGGTCGCCCTGGGCGGGGGGCCGCTGGGCGGCGGGCCGGTGCAGGACATCGCCCCGGACGGCCAGGCGGGTGCCGACCCGCTGGGTCCGGTGCCCGTGCCGCCGGGCCGGATGGAGGGGGTACGGCGCAAGGCGACCGTCCCGCCTCAGGGCTCGGCGGAGGGGCTGCCGGCCGGGCCGTCCGATCCGGCGGCGCTGGCCGAGGCGCTGGCGGAGCTGGAGCGGATGGTGGGCCTTGAGCCGGTCAAGCGGCAGGTGAAGGCCCTCTCGGCGCAGCTGCACATGGCGCGGCTGCGGGCCGGGCAGGGACTGCCGGTGCAGCCTCCGAAGCGGCACTTCGTGTTCTCCGGGCCCTCGGGGACGGGCAAGACGACGGTGGCCCGGATCCTGGGCCGGGTCTTCTACGCGCTGGGGCTGCTCGGCGGGGATCATCTGGTCGAGGCCCAGCGGGCCGACCTGGTGGGCGAGTTCCTGGGCCAGACGGCGGTGAAGGCCAACGAGCTGATCGATTCGGCGATCGGCGGGGTGCTGTTCGTGGACGAGGCGTACTCGCTGTCGAACACGGGCTACAGCAAGGGCGACGCGTACGGCGACGAGGCGCTGCAGGTGCTGCTGAAGCGGGCCGAGGACAACCGCGACCACCTGGTGGTGATCCTGGCGGGCTATCCGGCCGGGATGGACCGGCTGCTGGCGGCGAATCCGGGGCTGTCCTCCCGGTTCACCACGCGGGTGGACTTCCCCAGCTACCGGCCGGCGGAGCTGACCGCGATCGGCGGTGTGCTGGCCGACGCGAACGGGGACCAGTGGGACGAGGAGGCCCTGGAGGAGCTGCGCAGCATCAGCGGGCACGTGGTGGAGCAGGGCTGGATCGACGAGCTGGGCAACGGCCGCTTCCTGCGGACCCTGTACGAGAAGAGCTGCGCGTACCGGGACCTCCGGCTGGCGGGCTTCGCGGGTGAGCCGTCGCGGGACGACCTGGCCACCCTCCGGCTGCCGGACCTGATGCAGGCGTACGGGGAGGTCCTGTCGGGCCGCGGGCCGCAGGAGCGGCCGGAGCCGCCTCTGTGA